From the genome of Bacteroidales bacterium, one region includes:
- a CDS encoding S41 family peptidase has protein sequence MKQKIQLLFIFSFFLIGCEKVFMPETKSDNISVFEEVYEVAKANYVFFEYKQINWDSIYLEFQPEITNDMSEEDFFIVLSAFVNKLEDTHTRIIWNNKSIGYDFTNNANANFDKELLFEKYLKDDYLTAGVVLYKKLNDVGYVYIPNFWYGNEHEKFNDILNYFRDTKGIIVDIRDNGGGHNMSGMEIARHFVTKKTLVAKWYYKTGTSYNSFSEKYESYIEPSNETIYTNNVMLLVNREVYSAANDFTNTMNQIPSVTLIGDTTGGGGGIPRMYILQNGWKINISDTYSTDPFDFNVEHGIAPDIFIEMDTLNTEVDEIIERAIQELNK, from the coding sequence ATGAAGCAAAAAATTCAATTATTATTTATTTTTTCATTTTTCTTAATTGGTTGTGAAAAAGTATTTATGCCTGAAACAAAATCAGATAACATATCTGTTTTTGAGGAAGTTTATGAAGTAGCCAAAGCTAATTATGTGTTTTTTGAGTACAAACAAATCAACTGGGATTCAATCTATTTAGAATTTCAACCAGAAATCACAAATGATATGTCGGAAGAAGACTTTTTTATCGTGCTTTCCGCTTTTGTAAATAAGTTGGAAGATACGCATACGAGAATAATTTGGAATAATAAAAGCATTGGATATGATTTTACAAATAACGCCAATGCTAATTTTGATAAAGAATTACTCTTTGAAAAGTATTTGAAGGATGATTATTTGACGGCGGGTGTAGTTTTATACAAAAAATTAAACGATGTAGGATATGTATATATTCCTAATTTTTGGTATGGCAATGAACATGAGAAGTTTAATGATATTTTAAACTATTTTAGAGACACAAAAGGAATTATTGTTGATATTAGAGACAACGGAGGAGGGCACAATATGTCAGGAATGGAAATCGCGAGACATTTTGTTACCAAAAAAACTTTAGTAGCAAAATGGTATTATAAAACGGGAACAAGCTATAACAGTTTTTCTGAAAAATATGAGTCTTATATTGAGCCGTCAAACGAAACCATATACACTAACAATGTAATGCTTTTAGTTAATAGAGAGGTTTATAGTGCTGCGAATGATTTTACAAATACTATGAATCAAATACCAAGTGTTACTTTAATTGGAGATACAACAGGAGGTGGAGGCGGAATTCCAAGAATGTATATACTACAAAATGGATGGAAAATAAATATTTCAGATACATATAGTACAGACCCTTTTGACTTTAACGTTGAACACGGAATAGCTCCTGATATTTTTATTGAAATGGACACTTTAAATACTGAAGTTGACGAAATAATTGAAAGAGCTATACAAGAGTTAAATAAATAA
- a CDS encoding DUF4386 domain-containing protein, translating into MNNKIHTITIFNARIIGVLFLLAFLVYGVGSQLFVSANNTEKYLGALLIIANSVMVLFIGILLRKTLILYNPTVSNIYLFTRIIEALALASVLLNVSALNDLGYILAMLVLGIGSIPMCLTLYKHKITPSWLAIWGAVGYAIFAFGFLMELFGKEWSMYLLGPGGLWEVVFAIWLIIKGSKNIKPTTR; encoded by the coding sequence ATGAATAATAAAATACATACGATTACAATTTTCAATGCTCGAATTATCGGAGTACTCTTTCTATTGGCTTTCTTAGTCTATGGTGTTGGAAGCCAATTGTTTGTAAGTGCCAACAATACCGAAAAATATTTAGGAGCATTGCTAATTATCGCCAATTCGGTAATGGTTCTATTTATCGGGATTTTATTGAGGAAAACGTTGATTCTATACAATCCAACAGTTAGCAATATTTATCTTTTTACAAGAATCATTGAAGCGTTAGCACTTGCATCAGTGCTTTTAAACGTAAGCGCATTAAACGATTTGGGATATATTCTTGCGATGTTAGTTTTAGGAATTGGCAGTATTCCAATGTGTTTGACACTGTATAAGCATAAAATCACACCATCTTGGTTAGCAATTTGGGGAGCTGTAGGTTATGCAATTTTCGCCTTTGGCTTTCTGATGGAGCTATTTGGAAAAGAGTGGAGCATGTATCTTCTCGGTCCAGGTGGATTGTGGGAAGTGGTTTTCGCAATTTGGTTAATTATTAAAGGAAGTAAAAATATAAAACCAACTACTCGTTAA
- a CDS encoding CPBP family intramembrane metalloprotease, which yields MKNSERVIWGILLTAIVFLISAFLGGKIEINNEFIPKSFGGKTLMLILSIALIWGLKKYVNYKISVPKFKKTLKPMLFGFLAAIVVVAIFSVIEISIKGESETHYAFDVMSPLQIFLFVFIYSSIVEEVLFRGFLQNILNPLKDKGFKIFKRHISVPVIIGAAAFSLVHLNLISTDKGAFFMVKTLVSAFAVGIIAGYYQEKYNNNAYAILVHMGGNIMGLIAALFMSLNLQ from the coding sequence ATGAAAAACAGTGAACGAGTAATCTGGGGAATACTATTAACGGCAATAGTATTTCTAATATCAGCATTTCTTGGCGGAAAAATAGAAATCAACAATGAATTTATTCCTAAATCCTTTGGCGGGAAAACTCTTATGCTAATACTTTCAATAGCATTGATTTGGGGTTTAAAAAAGTATGTGAATTATAAAATCTCGGTGCCAAAGTTCAAAAAAACATTAAAACCCATGTTATTTGGATTCTTGGCTGCTATAGTAGTTGTTGCTATTTTTTCAGTTATTGAAATAAGCATAAAAGGCGAATCGGAAACACATTACGCATTTGACGTGATGTCTCCATTACAGATTTTCCTTTTCGTATTTATCTATTCAAGTATTGTTGAAGAGGTTCTATTTCGTGGCTTTCTTCAAAATATATTAAATCCACTGAAAGACAAAGGATTTAAAATTTTTAAAAGACATATTAGCGTACCTGTAATAATTGGTGCTGCTGCATTTAGCTTAGTGCATTTGAATTTAATATCAACAGATAAAGGTGCTTTCTTCATGGTTAAAACCCTTGTTTCTGCATTTGCTGTTGGAATAATTGCCGGTTATTATCAGGAGAAATATAATAACAATGCGTATGCAATTCTTGTCCACATGGGTGGTAATATCATGGGATTAATAGCGGCATTATTCATGAGTTTAAATCTTCAATAA
- a CDS encoding CPBP family intramembrane metalloprotease, with protein sequence MKNSERVIWGILLTVIVFLISAFLGGKIQIDNEFIPESFGGDTLRLLFSIALICGLKKYVNYKISVPKFKKTLKPMLFGFLAAVLVNGLITVIGNNLGIAAESHYAFDVMSPLQFFLFIFIYASIEEEVLFRGFLQNILHPLKKKGLKIFKRHISVPVIIGAIMFSAAHLGLIATGAGTFFIVRTLIFTFTLGLIAGYYQEKYNNNAYAILVHMAGNFMGLMGILYMSLNLQ encoded by the coding sequence ATGAAAAACAGCGAACGAGTTATTTGGGGAATATTATTAACAGTAATAGTATTTCTAATATCAGCATTTCTTGGCGGAAAAATCCAAATCGACAATGAATTTATTCCCGAATCCTTTGGAGGTGACACACTTAGACTGCTATTTTCAATCGCTTTGATTTGTGGTTTAAAAAAGTATGTGAATTATAAAATCTCGGTGCCAAAGTTCAAAAAGACTTTAAAACCAATGCTGTTCGGGTTTTTGGCAGCTGTATTAGTCAATGGTCTTATTACTGTTATAGGGAATAATTTAGGAATCGCAGCAGAATCACATTATGCTTTTGATGTGATGTCCCCATTACAATTTTTTCTTTTTATATTTATCTATGCAAGTATAGAGGAAGAAGTTTTGTTTCGTGGATTTCTTCAAAATATATTACATCCGTTGAAAAAGAAAGGGTTAAAAATATTTAAAAGGCATATTAGCGTGCCTGTAATTATTGGCGCTATTATGTTTAGCGCAGCGCATTTAGGCTTAATCGCAACAGGTGCTGGTACTTTCTTCATAGTTAGAACTCTTATTTTCACATTTACTCTTGGATTAATTGCCGGTTATTATCAGGAGAAATATAATAACAATGCGTATGCAATTCTTGTCCATATGGCAGGTAATTTCATGGGATTAATGGGGATATTATATATGAGCTTAAATCTTCAATAA
- a CDS encoding CPBP family intramembrane metalloprotease, producing MKNSERIILGLLLTAIVFLISTFAGKNFSLNSECIPDSFITNTVMLILSIGLIWGLKKHVKYKVSLPKFKKTLRPILFGLLGAMVVNIIMSIVEIAMGVKNIESHSAHSTLSPLQFFIFIFICTPIAEEVLFRGFLQNILKPLKVKGIKIFKRHISVPVIISAVAFALVHLIIITSGSGSLFVIRTLVLTTTIGLIAGYYQEKYDNNAYAILVHIAVNFWGLAAVLLASLAKLSF from the coding sequence ATGAAAAATAGTGAACGAATTATTTTGGGATTGCTATTAACGGCAATAGTATTTCTAATATCAACTTTTGCGGGCAAAAATTTTAGCTTGAATTCTGAATGTATACCTGATTCTTTTATAACTAATACAGTTATGTTGATTCTTTCAATTGGTTTGATTTGGGGTTTAAAGAAGCATGTAAAATATAAAGTCTCACTCCCTAAGTTTAAAAAAACATTAAGACCTATATTGTTCGGACTGTTGGGAGCAATGGTAGTCAATATTATTATGTCGATTGTAGAAATAGCAATGGGAGTCAAAAATATTGAATCACACTCTGCACATTCTACGTTGTCACCGTTACAGTTTTTTATCTTTATATTTATTTGTACACCTATTGCAGAAGAAGTACTGTTTCGTGGTTTTCTTCAGAATATATTAAAACCATTGAAAGTTAAAGGGATAAAAATTTTTAAAAGACATATTAGTGTCCCTGTGATTATCAGTGCGGTTGCATTTGCATTAGTACATTTAATTATAATAACATCAGGCTCAGGCTCTCTTTTCGTGATTAGGACATTAGTTTTAACCACAACTATTGGCTTGATAGCCGGTTATTATCAGGAAAAATATGATAATAACGCCTATGCGATTCTTGTCCACATAGCAGTTAACTTTTGGGGTTTAGCAGCTGTGTTATTAGCGTCTTTAGCTAAATTAAGTTTCTAA
- a CDS encoding NAD(P)/FAD-dependent oxidoreductase, producing MEKEISNQLTIIGAGIAGLSAGIYAQKRGFQCTIYEQHYLPGGNCTSWKRKGYLFEGGLHWLTGSRKDLPLYKEWVYLGAISPSTVIHNREAFISCIYDQQIISFYTNPERLRDHLLEISPVDEKVIRKLYKQIRRFSGIVMPIFDVPGVKLKERSSKLYLWKMLFTVLRLSPFGKISAKEYAKSFKHPAIRLMLEEVAGAENKASHMLTLLASVCSGDGGYPEGGSTEMAKRMATYFEKLGGKIYYSSNVEKIHLEQNKVCSITVNGKSVTASQLIVTNDTREAIDTLFETPLNEPWCHKMRQDTKPVICTFVSVGLKKDWSHLPSNFLIPLTESLSFGDFSYKSLFLNNYASYPNYAPSGCTALTCILFGDSYDYWKKAKDDGSYSEKKETLAEKFAHVLTTHFQLSRDEIEIIDIATPLTFERYCGTYHGSWMTIDQVGKKAAIYPIKPETISNLYFAGQRIMSPGGTPVALLTGRQAVQYLCKDNNIPF from the coding sequence ATGGAGAAGGAAATATCGAATCAACTAACAATTATTGGAGCAGGAATAGCTGGACTATCAGCAGGCATATATGCACAAAAGAGGGGCTTTCAATGCACAATTTACGAGCAACACTATTTGCCAGGTGGTAACTGCACAAGTTGGAAACGAAAAGGGTATCTTTTTGAAGGAGGGCTACATTGGCTAACCGGTTCGAGAAAAGATTTGCCACTTTATAAGGAGTGGGTTTACTTAGGAGCTATTTCTCCTTCAACAGTAATCCACAATCGAGAAGCTTTTATATCATGTATCTATGACCAACAAATAATATCTTTTTATACGAATCCTGAACGCCTAAGAGATCATTTATTGGAGATATCGCCTGTTGACGAAAAAGTAATCAGAAAATTATACAAACAAATACGCCGTTTTTCAGGCATCGTGATGCCTATATTTGATGTGCCGGGAGTTAAATTAAAAGAGCGATCTTCAAAACTATATTTATGGAAAATGCTTTTCACGGTGTTAAGATTATCACCTTTTGGAAAGATTTCTGCGAAAGAATATGCAAAAAGTTTTAAGCATCCGGCTATTCGTCTGATGCTTGAGGAAGTCGCAGGGGCTGAAAATAAAGCCAGTCACATGTTGACACTATTAGCGAGTGTCTGTTCCGGTGATGGTGGATATCCAGAGGGAGGCTCTACTGAAATGGCTAAACGTATGGCTACATATTTTGAAAAATTGGGTGGAAAAATTTATTACTCAAGTAACGTTGAAAAAATTCATTTGGAACAAAATAAAGTTTGCTCAATCACAGTCAATGGAAAGTCGGTAACCGCCTCTCAATTGATAGTCACAAATGATACCAGAGAAGCAATTGATACACTATTTGAAACCCCATTGAATGAGCCTTGGTGCCATAAGATGCGACAAGACACAAAGCCTGTTATATGTACTTTTGTAAGCGTAGGTCTAAAAAAAGATTGGAGTCATCTTCCTTCCAATTTTCTTATTCCGTTAACTGAATCGCTTTCATTCGGCGATTTTTCGTACAAAAGTCTCTTTTTAAACAACTATGCTTCTTATCCGAATTATGCTCCGTCTGGTTGTACCGCACTCACTTGTATTTTGTTTGGCGATAGCTATGATTACTGGAAAAAAGCAAAAGATGATGGAAGTTACTCTGAAAAAAAGGAAACTCTGGCTGAAAAGTTTGCTCATGTGTTAACAACTCATTTTCAGCTAAGTCGTGATGAGATTGAGATTATTGATATTGCAACGCCACTTACATTCGAGAGATATTGTGGAACATATCACGGTTCGTGGATGACAATTGATCAGGTTGGAAAAAAAGCAGCTATTTATCCAATTAAGCCAGAAACAATATCAAATCTTTACTTTGCAGGTCAACGAATCATGTCGCCAGGAGGCACTCCGGTAGCCCTATTGACTGGTCGTCAGGCTGTGCAATATCTTTGCAAGGATAATAATATACCATTTTAA